The following nucleotide sequence is from Flavimarina sp. Hel_I_48.
GCTACCTTTTATTTATCAGTATAATACATACGAATAAGGGTCAAAATGACTAAAATAAGCATTAAAACCGCCATAAAGTAATTAGTATACTTCGTCAGGTTCATGGCTTTGCGCTCTATACGTTGAAAGCACAATACATAAATGTAAAGGGATGTAAAAGTACCCGCAGCGGCGGCCAGCATAAAAGTCGCGATTGCCACGACATGATAAGAAACCTGTCCGCTTACATTAAGCGCCGCACCCAGTGCACAGAAGTAAGGGATGGGCAGGATATTGATGGCAGAAATCAAAATCCCTTTTCCCAGACTGCGCATACCGCGGTGTTTTACCGGTTTTACCCGTTTTACTTTTGCCTTTTTTGCAGTAATCAAAAAGTAGATCCCCATAAGGATAAAAATGACCATACCGGTACGCAGCAACATGTTGCGCACATATTCATTATTGAATATATATTTAGCGAGCAATATGGCGATAAGCGCTTGAAACAGTACAACAATACATGCGCCCACAGCAACCAGTGTGCCATTCTTTTTACCGCCCTGCAAACAGGATTTGGCCACGGTCATATTGACCAGTCCCGGTGGCAATACGCCAGCGAAAGCGGCTAGATAAGTTATTATGAAAAGTTTTGTTATTTCCAAGGTAGCAGGGAGCCTAGTTGATCTTAAATTTTATATACGTAATCCGTTTTTGCTTTTCAAGATACTGTTTCTCGTAGAATGTTTGAATACCTACGACCTCCTCAGGGGCTTCATGGTTACTGTAAATATCGTGATGCGCATAAAGTACCTCGTGCCCCGCGCCGTGCAATAGCCCCAGGGTATACCCATGCATAAACTCACTGTCTGTCTTTAAATGTACGATACCTTCTGAATGTAGAACCTTTTTATAATTTTCCAGAAAATCGGCATTGGTCATACGATGCTTGGTGCGCTTGTATTTGATCTGAGGATCAGGAAAAGTGATCCAGATTTCCGAAACTTCATTTTCGGCAAAGGCGTAGGCCAAAAGCTCGATCTGCATGCGTATAAAACAAACATTGTTCAGGTCTTCCTCTATGGCGGTTTTTGCACCGCGCCAAAAACGGGCACCCTTGATGTCTATACCTATAAAATTCTTTTCTGGGTAGCGTTGCGCAAGGCCCACGCTATATTCTCCCTTGCCACAGCCCAGTTCCAGTACAATAGGCGCATCATTATTGAAGAACTCTTTCCATTTTCCCTTCCATTTAAAATCTTCCTGCAGTAGTTCTTCCCTACTGGGCTGGATTACGTTTGTGAATGTTTCGTTTTCGCGAAAGCGTTTCAGTTTATTCTTGCTGCCCAATGTGTAGTGTGTAAGTTCTTTATTGAAATAATGCTTAAAAAAGATCCTTTTTAGATTGAAAACTGGGATTTTGCCCTATATTTTGAATAAAAATGAAAGAAAATTTCTCTATCCAATAAGGCTAAAAACCTCATTTTGATGACAAAACTCCTCGATAAGACCATTTTTTAATGATTTGATAAAATTAAGGAAACTTTTATCAATAGAAAGTAATTAAACTTTGTCTTATGCATAAAAACAAAACCATTCTGGTAGCGCCACTTAACTGGGGACTGGGTCATGCAACCCGGTGCATCCCCATTATACGCCTGCTTATCAAAGACGGTTTTGAGGTTTTGCTGGCCAGTGATGGTGATGCACTCGCCCTGCTTGAGAGGGAATTCCCTGAACTGGAGTCTTTAGAGCTGCCTTCATATCAAATAGAATACCCTAAAAACGGGTCCAGCTTCAAATGGAAAATGCTCCTGCGAAGTCCTAAAATCTTAAAAGCCATAAGGGGTGAGCATAAAATCGTTCGAGATCTTGTGAATAAAAACAAGATACAAGGCGTTATTTCTGATAATAGGTTTGGCTTGTACCATGCAGCAATACCCACGGTATTTATAACCCACCAGTTACAGGTACTCAGCGGTAATACTACAAAACTCACCTCTGCCCTACACAGGCGGTACATAAAGCGTTTTGACACCTGCTGGGTTCCAGATTTTGAAGGTGGAATAAACCTGACCGGAAAATTGGGCCATCCCAAATTTTTCGATATTCCCATCACCTACATAGGTCCATTGTCACGCTTAGAAGTGGTTAAAATCCCTATGGAATATGATATTCTTGTACTATTGTCTGGACCCGAACCGCAGCGAACAGAGCTGGAAGACATTCTATTGCACGAACTCAAAATCTATAAGGGGAAAGTACTTTTTGTACGTGGAAAAATTCATCCGGAAAAAACAATACGCGCCCAGAACCATATCAAGGTTGTGGATTTTATGGAAAGTACAGATCTTGAAAAAGCCATTAATGCCAGCAAATTGATTCTCTGCCGCTCAGGATATACCACCATCATGGATCTTGCAAAGCTGGGCAAAAAAGCCTTCTTTATCCCTACTCCGGGCCAGACCGAACAAGAATATCTTGCCAAGCGCTTAAAGAAAATGGGAAAGGTGCCCTTCGTAAATCAGAACGAATTTAAGGTAAAGAATTTGAGCCAGACAAAGCTTTACAGCGGCTTTGACGCTTCAATCCATAGCCAGGTCATCGAGAACCTCGATGGGAAGTTCTTCAGCCTTTTCAAGGGTGAACGAAAACTCAGATCCCACACCAAAGTCGCTCTCTACATAAATCTTCTCGTCATGGGCCTCTATAATATGTTTCACAATAGATAGGCCTAAACCCGAGCCTCCTTCCCGGCGCGAACCACTTTTGTCAACGCGGTAAAACCGCTCAAATAATCTGGGGATATGTTCTGATGAAATCCCCTCGCCATTATCTGTAACCCGAACGATGACTTTGTTCTGGATCAGGTTTTCAACCGTGACCTCCGTGGTACCGTCCTGTTTTCCATATTTTATAGAATTGACGATAAGATTTGTAAGTAATTGCTGAATGCGCTCCCGGTCTGCATTCACTAAAATTGATTTTGTGTAAGGCCGGTCAAACGTAAGGGTGATGTTCTTTTTTGCTGCCTTCATCTCGAGCAGTTCAAATGTACTTTTAACCAACTCTATAATATCAAAATACTCGTAATACAGGTTCATGTTGCCCACTTCTAGCCTGGAGATCATATCGAGATCGCTTACAAGATAAATCAGGCGTTCTGTGGCCTTTTCGGCGCGCTGTAAATATTTTTTACGTACGCTTTTGTCTTTCATGGCACCATCCAGAAGGGTAAGCACATAACCTTGCACCGTAAAAAGCGGTGTTTTCAATTCATGGGCAACATTCCCCATAAATTCCTTTCGGTATTCTTCCCTGATCTTTAGAGATTCTATTTCCAGCTTTTTACTTGCGGCAAAACGTTCTACTTCTTTAGTGAGTGTAGACATATCTGTAGTGATCTGTCCGCGTTTAAGGGTCGTGGCATCCAGTAAAGAAACATCATCGTAAATCTTCTTGACCCGTTTGTATATAAATTGCTCTACCCGTATCTGCAAAATGACAAAACAAAATGCAAAACAAATAAGTGCAAAACCCACGGGCCATTGCCAATACAATAGATCGTGATCATATAAAAAAACGCTCAGAATGAGCGTTAGGAATATGGTTATATAGGAAGCAGAGTATGTAGCAAACCTATACGACTTTTTGAAATTGGTAGCCATTATTCAACAAATTTATACCCTACGCCTTTAACGGTTTTAAATTTTTTATCCCCTATTTTTTCACGCAGTTTACGTATGTGCACATCTATGGTGCGCCCTCCCACAACAACTTCATTGCCCCAGACGCGATCTAAGATATCCTCCCTCTTAAAGACCTTGCCGGGTTTTGAGGTAAGGAGTGACAAAAGTTCAAACTCCCGTCGTGGAAGAACCATTTCTTTTTTATCCTTGATGATTTTATATTCTTCCCTGTTGATGACAAGATCACCAAAGGTAAGTGTGGTCTCTTTTTCGGTATCTTCTTTTAAACGTCTTAAAAGTGCCTTTACCTTACTTACTAAAACTTTTGGTTTGATGGGCTTTGTAATATAATCATCTGCACCGGCATCAAAACCCGCCATTTGCGAATAATCTTCTCCACGCGCGGTGAGAAATGTGATTATTGTTTCAGAAAGCGAGGGGTTCTTACGTATTTGCTCACAAGCTTCAATGCCGTCCATTTCTGGCATCATGACATCAAGAATGATCAATTGCGGCTGATGCTTGGCGGCCAGTTTTACAGCTTGTTTTCCGTTTTCTGCCGTTAAGACCTGATACCCTTCGTTATTGAGGTTATAGCCTACAATTTCTAAAATATCTGGCTCATCGTCAACTAATAAAATCTTAATATCCTTCTTTTTCATCGTACAAGGGTTTAAAACCAAGGTAAAGATACCATTAAATTGGTTTGGATTACCCAGTTGTTAAATTCATAACATTTAGGTAATATGGACAGCATCAGTTTAATAACCTTGAAAATTCCCTATTGGCATTGTAAATGTTTAGAGCCAGTAGGTTGGCCTATAATTCTAACGGCACATTTTTAATATCTTTGCACAGCTTTATAGACACTTATGCAAAATATTCCATTTTATGAGATAACCACCGTTGATGCTTTTAAGCAAGCGGCATTGCAAGTATTTAGAAAGCAGTATAGCACGAATGATACGTATCGTAAATTCTGTGGCCTTTTATCTATCAAGAAGGAGGAAATACGACTGGTGGAGCAAATTCCATTCATGCCCATTTCTTTTTTTAAGGAGCATGAGGTACTCTCCTCTTCACAACCGGTTCAAACGGTTTTCAGCAGTAGCGGCACCACGGGATCAACAACAAGCAAACATTTTGTAACCGACCTTTCACTTTACGAGGCCAGTTTCACCGAATGTTTTTCGCAACATTATGGCCCTGTCACAGACTACACCGTGCTGGCATTATTGCCTTCCTATTTAGAACGAACCGGCTCGTCGCTCATTTATATGGTAGATCATTTTATTGCACACAGTAAAAAGCCGGAAAGCGGATTTTACCTCAATGATCTCGAAAAACTGGCAAAAACACTTAAAAAACTGGATGAAAAGGGCGAAAAAACACTGCTTATAGGGGTTTCTTTCGCACTGCTGGATCTTGTTGAAAAGTATGAATTTCAGTTGAAAAATACCCTTGTTATGGAAACCGGGGGCATGAAGGGCCGCCGTAAAGAAATGGTGCGTGAAGAGTTGCACGAACTACTTCAAAAAGGTTTTGGCGTAAACCAAATTCATAGTGAATACGGTATGACCGAACTCCTTTCCCAGGGCTATTCTAACGGTGACGGCATTTTTACCACGCCACCATGGATGGATATTCAAATACGGGACACAGAAGATGCCCTTTCCAGTGTGGCATTGGGTAAAACCGGCGGAATCAATGTCATAGATCTTGCAAATGTCAATTCGTGCGCTTTTATCGCCACCCAAGATCTGGGGCGCAAATTAGATGGAAACCGTTTTGAGGTTTTAGGACGTTTTGACACATCAGATATCAGGGGATGCAACCTGATGGTTCTTTAAATACAAGTCCCATTTGTTAAGCAAAAGGCATTTCAAAAATACCTTAATCAATATATGCAATAATACTACAGCTGTCCTAAAGTTATAGTTTTGTTAAGTATTTACTTTTGTGTAATATTTTTGCAAAATAAGCGTCTATATAGTGTAACCTTTAAAAAGGTTTTTCATAAATGATTGGTTAGTTAAGTGGAAAACCCGATGCTCCTAAAAAGCATCGGGTTTTTTAATATCCAAAGGTTTAGAAAAACGCCTTATTTCCTTACAAAACGGTCGGTTTTGACGATTTTCTACTAATTAACAGACCTTAATGGAAACAAATAATACCAGCCAAACTACTCGGTAACCCTGATCACAAAATAGTTCTTCTTTCCGCTTTGTAGCAGAATAAATCTATTGTTGATCAAGTCATCGTTTTTCAGAACATAAGAATCATCCACTTTTTCTTTGTTAACCGAAATCGAATTTTGTTTCAACGCCCGCTTGGCTTCTCCATTAGATTTTAAAAAATCCGTTTTTTCAACAAGTGCACTTATAATATCTACTCCTTCGTTAATTTCTGACGGAGTGATTTCCGCTTGTGGAACTCCTTCAAAAACATCTAAAAAAGTCTTTTCATCAAGTTTTTTTAAATCGGCACCAGTTGAGTTTCCGAAGAGTATTTCCGAAGCTTTTACCGCATTTTCAAGATTTTCCTCCCCGTGCGTACTTAAAGTCACTTCTTCTGCAAGTCGTTTTTGCAGTGCACGCTGATGTGGCGCTTCCTGATGCGCTGCGATGAGACTTTCGATCTCTTCTTTGCCCAGAAAGGTAAAAATCTTAATGTATTTTGCCGCATCGTCATCACTGGTGTTTAGCCAGTACTGGTAAAATTTATAAGGAGAGGTTCGCTCTGCATCCAGCCAGATATTCCCACCGGCAGTCTTACCGAATTTTGTCCCATCAGCCTTTGTGATCAGCGGGCAGGTCATGGCATAGGCCTTACCGCCGCCTATCCTGCGCACGAGTTCTGTACCCGTGGTAATATTGCCCCATTGATCGCTACCGCCCATTTGCAGGGTAAGGTCTTTCTCCCTGAACAGGTGCAAAAAGTCATATCCCTGAACCAGTTGATAGGTAAATTCGGTGAAGCTCATTCCATTGGCAGATTCTGAAGATAGCCGCTTTTTAACCGAATCTTTTGCCATCATATAGTTCACCGTGATGTGTTTGCCCACATCGCGGATGAACGATAGAAAACTGAAATCTTTCATCCAGTCGTAATTGTTTACCAACTGGGCAGCATTTCCCGTGTCAGAATCAAAGTCCAGAAAGCGGGCCAACTGATTTTTGATAGCTTCCTGATTGTGGCGCAGCGTCTCTTCATCAAGCAGGTTGCGCTCGTCAGATTTCCCAGAAGGGTCGCCTATCATTCCCGTTGCGCCACCTATCAAGGCAATAGGTTTGTGGCCACATTGTTGAAAATGCTTTAACATCATAACGCCCACAAGATGGCCTATATGCAAGGAGTCTGCCGTAGGGTCAATACCCACGTAGGCAGCGCGCATTTCTTCCATAAGATGTTCTTCTGTACCGGGCATCACATCGTGCACCATCCCGCGCCATTGTAGTTCTTCAACAAAATTCTTTATCATTCCCTCTTTATTTCAAATTAATGCTTGACCGCAAATATAACTTACGATTTGCGATTTATACAGTACAATGGGCGAGAATTGACCTCATCACTATGTTGCCTTGCGTGGTTTGCCTATCTTAGCACTATGATACTGGTTACGGGAGGTACAGGACTTGTAGGCGCACATCTACTGTGGTATTTAATCACAGATGGCGCTACCGTGCGCGCCACCTATCGCACCGAAGAAAGTAAAAGTGCCGTACGCGAACTCTTTGCTTATAAAGCCGAAAATTTAAACCTATCCACTGAAAAAGATTACTTCGGAAAAATTGAATGGATACAGGCAGATATTACGGATATTCCTGCGTTAGAGTCCGCTTTTGAAGGTGTTTTTCAGGTTTATCACAGTGCAGCGATCGTGTCTTTTGATCCTGCCCACTTTAATAAAATACAGCACATCAATAAAGAAGGAACCGCAAACATGGTCAACCTCAGCCTTAAACATAAGGTGCAGAAGTTCTGCCACGTTAGCTCTGTGGGTGCATTGGGTTCTACGGAAGACGGCTCGCCCATAAAAGAAAGCACCTTCTGGACTCCGCACCGCGACAACAGTGTGTACAGCATCAGTAAATTTGCAAGTGAGACGGAGGTATGGCGCGGTACGCAGGAAGGCTTAAATGCGGTAATCGTGAACCCTGCAATTATAGTGGGTGAAGGCTTTTATGAAAGCGGCAGTGGTAGTTTTTTTACACACATTGAAAAGGGTACAGATTATAATGTACCGGGCACGACCGCCTTTGTGGATGTGCTGGATGTGGTAGATGCAATGGTAAGCCTTATGAAAAGCAATAGCAGCGGGGAACGCTATATCCTTGCCGGGGAGAACACATCGTACAAACGATTTTTCAGGCTTATCGCCGAAAATATAGAAGCCAAAACCCCATCTAAAGATTTAAAATCCTGGCAAATGGCCATCGCCTGGCGTGGGGATTATTTTTTGAGCCTTATTTCAGGAAAACCCCGCACCCTTTTCAGAAGCAGTGCACAGGCTGCATTCGGCCATAAAGTTTTTGATAATTTAAAACTTAAAAAAGCGATGACTTTTGAATACCGTCCTTTTGAAGAAACCATAAAACGCGTGGGAACGCATTTTAAGAACACGCATTCCTAATTTTCAGGTTCCCTTTTTAATTCATCAGGATCCATAAGTCCGGTTCTGGGCTCAGGATCCGGGACTTTACCTTCTGCCGCAAGAATACTATCTGTACGCCGTATCAAGCTGTCAACTGCATCTCGCTTTACCTCTAGACGTTCTGATACTTCTTCCCAGATTTTTAAATACCTATTAAAATCCACCGAATAATACGCCAGACTTCCAGCAAATTGCAGGCTGTCAATGTCGTATTTTTTATAGATAAACGTATCCGGTTTAATACCGGCATTTTTGAGTTGGCCCCTACTAAAATCCCTTGCGGCATTTACTAAAGACACATCGTACAAGATATCCTTCAGTTTATCTTCTGGAATCAGGTTATCCGGTTTTTCAGGCCTTTCCACATTTTGACAGGAAGCAAAAAGCAGTAGGGTTAGCAGTATGTACAAGGCTTTTATCATCTTGTAAACGTTAAACGCTGACCATGGCGCTCATCTGTAACTTTAAAGTTTCTATATGCCAGTTTACCGTTTACAAACGTATGGCTGATCCTTGACTTAAAGGTGCTGCCCTCAAAAGGGGACCATTTTGATTTGTAAAGAATATTGTCTTTTGTAACCGTCCAGGGATTGTTAAGGTCCACGAGTACAAGATCTGCGTGATATCCTTCCTGTATGAAACCACGTTTTTCGATCTGGAAAAGTATTGCAGGGTTGTGGCACATTTTTTCAGCAATTTTTTCCAGGGAAATTTTACCCCTATGGTACATCTCAAGCATTGCCGGAAAGGCATGCTGTACCAAGGGGCCGCCGCTGGGAGCATCCAGGTATTTATTCTTTTTCTCTTCCAGTGTATGCGGTGCGTGGTCTGAAGCGATCACATCAATACGGTCTTCCAGCAATGCTTTCCAAAGACCTTCGCGGTCTTCTGCCGTCTTGATTGCGGGGTTCCATTTGATAAACGTTCCCTTTTCCCTGTAATCTTCATCACTAAACCAGAGGTGGTGTATACACACTTCTGCTGTGATTTTCTTGTCCTTTAAGGGCTTTTTATGGTCAAAAAGCTTGGTTTCTTTTGCCGTGCTTAAATGGAACACATGCAGACGTGCCCCTGTTTTCTTTGCAAGGGCTACAGCGCGTGAAGAAGAGAGATAACACGCTTCTGCACTACGTATGGTAGGATGCAGGCCAATGGGAATATCCTCCCCGTAACGCTCTTTATAGGTTTCCAGGTTTTCCCTGATCGTTTTCTCATCTTCACAATGCGCAGCAATCAAAAGATTTGTACTCTTAAAGATTTTTTCAAGAACCTGCTCATCATCTACCAGCATATTGCCCGTAGAACTTCCTAAAAATAATTTTAGGCCAGCAACCTTGAGCGGATCCAGTTTTTTTATCTCTTCAATGTTATCGTTTGTGCCGCCAAACATGAAAGAATAATTGGCATAAGCCGACTTTGCTGCCAGATCAAATTTTTCCTCCAGTTTTTCTATCGTAGTAGTCTGGGGGTTTGTGTTTGGCATTTCGATAAACGAGGTGATACCACCGGCCACAGCCGCCATTGACTCACTTTTTATGGTCGCCTTATGGGTAAGTCCCGGCTCCCTAAAATGAACCTGATCATCAATAATACCAGGGAACAAATGTTTTCCTTCGGCATCAAAAATCTGTACGTCAGGGCTTTTTGCGCTCACCGTGGCACTCACTTCTTTAATAATGCCCTGTTCTATATAAACATCGCCGCGCATGATCTTGCCGCCGTTTACGATCTGTGCATCCTTAATCAGAATTTTTTCCATTATAAATCTTAAATCTCGTAATTGCTAAATAAGCTCTTAAATTTCATTCTCAATACTCCAAAAACAGCCTCAGAAATTATACCTGTGTTCATCTTGCTGGTACCTCTCGTTCGGTCTACAAAAATAACAGGAATCTCCTCAATTTTAAAACCCAATAAATGGGTCTTGAACTTCATTTCGATCTGAAAGGCATATCCAACAAATTTTATCTTGTCCAGATTGATCTTTTCCAGGATTTCCCTACGGTAACAAATAAAGCCAGCGGTGGTATCGCTGATTTGCATACCTGTTATAAAGCGTACATATTTTGACGCAATATAAGATAACAAAACACGTCCCATGGGCCAATTCACTACGTTAACACCTGTTTTATAACGAGAACCTATCGCCAGGTCTGCCCCGTTTTTTACGCAAGCGTTATACAGACGTATCAAATCATTCGGCGCATGTGAAAAATCGGCGTCCATTTCAAAAATAAAGGCATAGGGCCGTTCCAGCGCCCATTTAAAACCTGCTATATACGCAGTGCCCAGCCCACTTTTACCCTTTCTGCAAATCAGGTGCAGACGGTCCTTAAATTCCTCCTGCATGCCCTGAACGAGCATTGCGGTGCCGTCTGGCGAATTATCATCTACGACAAGGATATCAAATTTGCGCTGCTGCGCAAAAACGTTGCGCACCAGTTTTTGAATATTTTCAGCTTCATTGTAAGTAGGTACAATGACGAGACGGTTTGTCATTTACACGCTATATTTATGGCAAATGTACTTATTTAGAATTTTACTTCTTTGCCCAGTTTTGTAATTACTGCCTAATTTATAGTAATTTTGCAGCCTCTAGCCCTAACGCATTGGAAGCGATTACCCGAAATGTCATTTCACAAGACTGGTTTACCATTATCCTGGTGGTATGCATGGCACTACTTGCCATAACACGTTATGCCTACGAGCGCCGCTTTATAAACTTTATAGGGGTTATAGGTAGCGATAAATATCTAAAAAAAAGTGGTAAAGATAGATTTCAGGATCCATTTAACCTGATGCTTTTTACGGTTCAGTTACTTTCAATATCTGCATTTATCTACATTATATTAACGCGTTTTGATTATACGCTATCATTAAGTTCAGAGATTTTGTTTCTTCGGGTCATCGTATGTTATGGTCTTTTTATAGGAATTAAATTTTTGATGGAGCGCATCGTGGCCGTACTCTTTGACGGTGAAGAAATATTGCGGCCGTATCACTACGATAAACTGGTGTTCCGTAATTTTTTTGGGATGTTGCTGCTTCCGGTCAATGCCCTTTTTGCCTATAGTTTTGTACCGGGCAAAAACATGGTCATAGGCATAGTGGTTTTCTTCGTTTTAGTCAATGCGCTGAGCCTTGTAAGTATCGTGAGAAGATATGAAAAATTGATAATCAACAATTTGTTTTATTTTATTTTGTACCTTTGCGCCCTTGAAATTGCACCTTATTTAATTTTGTACAAGCTGCTTAGCACTTATATACTGCGATAAAAAAATACATGTTTATGAAGGTAAAGACAATTTTGGTATCTCAGCCAGAACCTAAGATTGAGAATTCCCCCTATTTTGATTTACAAGAAAAAAAACGCGTTAAAATTGATTTTATCCCATTCATCCATGTAGAAGGTATGTCTGGCAAAGAAGTACGCCACCAGAAAGTAGATCTAAAAGATTATACTGCTATTATACTTACGAGTCGTAATGCGGTAGACCATTTTTTTAGGATTGCCGAAGAAATGCGCTATAAAGTACCCGATAGTTTGAAGTATTTTTGCCAAAGCGAAGCTGTAGCTTATTACCTACAAAAATATGTGGTTTACCGCAAGCGGAAGATCTATGTAGGTAAACGGACTTTTGCAGAAATGGCGCCCATTCTGAAGAAATATAAAACAGAGAAGTTCCTGCTTCCTTCTTCAGATGTCATGAAGCCTGAAATTCCAGAAACTTTAGATGAACTCAAGATCAATTACAGACAGTCCACTTTTTACAGAACGGTGGTAAGTGACCTTTCGCATCTTAAGGACGTGACCTATGATATTCTCGTATTTTTTAGCCCCAGCGGAATCAAATCCCTATTTGAAAACTTCCCGAATTTCAAGCAAAATGATACGCGTATA
It contains:
- a CDS encoding LysE family transporter; translation: MEITKLFIITYLAAFAGVLPPGLVNMTVAKSCLQGGKKNGTLVAVGACIVVLFQALIAILLAKYIFNNEYVRNMLLRTGMVIFILMGIYFLITAKKAKVKRVKPVKHRGMRSLGKGILISAINILPIPYFCALGAALNVSGQVSYHVVAIATFMLAAAAGTFTSLYIYVLCFQRIERKAMNLTKYTNYFMAVLMLILVILTLIRMYYTDK
- the trmB gene encoding tRNA (guanosine(46)-N7)-methyltransferase TrmB, with translation MGSKNKLKRFRENETFTNVIQPSREELLQEDFKWKGKWKEFFNNDAPIVLELGCGKGEYSVGLAQRYPEKNFIGIDIKGARFWRGAKTAIEEDLNNVCFIRMQIELLAYAFAENEVSEIWITFPDPQIKYKRTKHRMTNADFLENYKKVLHSEGIVHLKTDSEFMHGYTLGLLHGAGHEVLYAHHDIYSNHEAPEEVVGIQTFYEKQYLEKQKRITYIKFKIN
- a CDS encoding sensor histidine kinase, which produces MATNFKKSYRFATYSASYITIFLTLILSVFLYDHDLLYWQWPVGFALICFAFCFVILQIRVEQFIYKRVKKIYDDVSLLDATTLKRGQITTDMSTLTKEVERFAASKKLEIESLKIREEYRKEFMGNVAHELKTPLFTVQGYVLTLLDGAMKDKSVRKKYLQRAEKATERLIYLVSDLDMISRLEVGNMNLYYEYFDIIELVKSTFELLEMKAAKKNITLTFDRPYTKSILVNADRERIQQLLTNLIVNSIKYGKQDGTTEVTVENLIQNKVIVRVTDNGEGISSEHIPRLFERFYRVDKSGSRREGGSGLGLSIVKHIIEAHDEKIYVESDFGVGSEFSFTLEKAEELPIEVLDDLAMD
- a CDS encoding response regulator transcription factor, encoding MKKKDIKILLVDDEPDILEIVGYNLNNEGYQVLTAENGKQAVKLAAKHQPQLIILDVMMPEMDGIEACEQIRKNPSLSETIITFLTARGEDYSQMAGFDAGADDYITKPIKPKVLVSKVKALLRRLKEDTEKETTLTFGDLVINREEYKIIKDKKEMVLPRREFELLSLLTSKPGKVFKREDILDRVWGNEVVVGGRTIDVHIRKLREKIGDKKFKTVKGVGYKFVE
- a CDS encoding acyltransferase, giving the protein MQNIPFYEITTVDAFKQAALQVFRKQYSTNDTYRKFCGLLSIKKEEIRLVEQIPFMPISFFKEHEVLSSSQPVQTVFSSSGTTGSTTSKHFVTDLSLYEASFTECFSQHYGPVTDYTVLALLPSYLERTGSSLIYMVDHFIAHSKKPESGFYLNDLEKLAKTLKKLDEKGEKTLLIGVSFALLDLVEKYEFQLKNTLVMETGGMKGRRKEMVREELHELLQKGFGVNQIHSEYGMTELLSQGYSNGDGIFTTPPWMDIQIRDTEDALSSVALGKTGGINVIDLANVNSCAFIATQDLGRKLDGNRFEVLGRFDTSDIRGCNLMVL
- the tyrS gene encoding tyrosine--tRNA ligase, with the protein product MIKNFVEELQWRGMVHDVMPGTEEHLMEEMRAAYVGIDPTADSLHIGHLVGVMMLKHFQQCGHKPIALIGGATGMIGDPSGKSDERNLLDEETLRHNQEAIKNQLARFLDFDSDTGNAAQLVNNYDWMKDFSFLSFIRDVGKHITVNYMMAKDSVKKRLSSESANGMSFTEFTYQLVQGYDFLHLFREKDLTLQMGGSDQWGNITTGTELVRRIGGGKAYAMTCPLITKADGTKFGKTAGGNIWLDAERTSPYKFYQYWLNTSDDDAAKYIKIFTFLGKEEIESLIAAHQEAPHQRALQKRLAEEVTLSTHGEENLENAVKASEILFGNSTGADLKKLDEKTFLDVFEGVPQAEITPSEINEGVDIISALVEKTDFLKSNGEAKRALKQNSISVNKEKVDDSYVLKNDDLINNRFILLQSGKKNYFVIRVTE
- a CDS encoding NAD-dependent epimerase/dehydratase family protein, whose translation is MRFIQYNGRELTSSLCCLAWFAYLSTMILVTGGTGLVGAHLLWYLITDGATVRATYRTEESKSAVRELFAYKAENLNLSTEKDYFGKIEWIQADITDIPALESAFEGVFQVYHSAAIVSFDPAHFNKIQHINKEGTANMVNLSLKHKVQKFCHVSSVGALGSTEDGSPIKESTFWTPHRDNSVYSISKFASETEVWRGTQEGLNAVIVNPAIIVGEGFYESGSGSFFTHIEKGTDYNVPGTTAFVDVLDVVDAMVSLMKSNSSGERYILAGENTSYKRFFRLIAENIEAKTPSKDLKSWQMAIAWRGDYFLSLISGKPRTLFRSSAQAAFGHKVFDNLKLKKAMTFEYRPFEETIKRVGTHFKNTHS
- a CDS encoding DUF4296 domain-containing protein, with translation MIKALYILLTLLLFASCQNVERPEKPDNLIPEDKLKDILYDVSLVNAARDFSRGQLKNAGIKPDTFIYKKYDIDSLQFAGSLAYYSVDFNRYLKIWEEVSERLEVKRDAVDSLIRRTDSILAAEGKVPDPEPRTGLMDPDELKREPEN
- a CDS encoding dihydroorotase, which codes for MEKILIKDAQIVNGGKIMRGDVYIEQGIIKEVSATVSAKSPDVQIFDAEGKHLFPGIIDDQVHFREPGLTHKATIKSESMAAVAGGITSFIEMPNTNPQTTTIEKLEEKFDLAAKSAYANYSFMFGGTNDNIEEIKKLDPLKVAGLKLFLGSSTGNMLVDDEQVLEKIFKSTNLLIAAHCEDEKTIRENLETYKERYGEDIPIGLHPTIRSAEACYLSSSRAVALAKKTGARLHVFHLSTAKETKLFDHKKPLKDKKITAEVCIHHLWFSDEDYREKGTFIKWNPAIKTAEDREGLWKALLEDRIDVIASDHAPHTLEEKKNKYLDAPSGGPLVQHAFPAMLEMYHRGKISLEKIAEKMCHNPAILFQIEKRGFIQEGYHADLVLVDLNNPWTVTKDNILYKSKWSPFEGSTFKSRISHTFVNGKLAYRNFKVTDERHGQRLTFTR
- a CDS encoding polyprenol monophosphomannose synthase codes for the protein MTNRLVIVPTYNEAENIQKLVRNVFAQQRKFDILVVDDNSPDGTAMLVQGMQEEFKDRLHLICRKGKSGLGTAYIAGFKWALERPYAFIFEMDADFSHAPNDLIRLYNACVKNGADLAIGSRYKTGVNVVNWPMGRVLLSYIASKYVRFITGMQISDTTAGFICYRREILEKINLDKIKFVGYAFQIEMKFKTHLLGFKIEEIPVIFVDRTRGTSKMNTGIISEAVFGVLRMKFKSLFSNYEI